Proteins encoded in a region of the Frondihabitans sp. 762G35 genome:
- a CDS encoding ArsR/SmtB family transcription factor — MHDSDGARRPLNEIKANLFKGLSHPARVRILELLVASTELSVAEVIESTGLEASLVSQHLSVLRRHNLVQSERRGTRVVYRLAYPEVADLLVVARALLVKILETTTSQLSSTIALAD; from the coding sequence ATGCACGATTCCGACGGCGCCCGACGCCCGCTGAACGAGATCAAGGCCAACCTCTTCAAGGGCCTCTCGCACCCGGCGCGCGTCCGGATCCTGGAGCTCCTCGTCGCGTCGACCGAGCTGTCCGTGGCCGAGGTGATCGAATCGACCGGGCTCGAAGCCTCGCTCGTCTCCCAGCACCTCTCGGTGCTGCGCCGCCACAACCTGGTGCAGTCGGAACGCCGGGGCACCCGCGTCGTCTACCGACTCGCCTACCCCGAGGTCGCCGACCTCCTCGTCGTCGCCCGCGCCCTCCTCGTCAAGATCCTCGAGACCACCACCAGTCAGCTCTCGTCGACGATCGCCCTCGCCGACTGA
- a CDS encoding acyl-CoA dehydrogenase family protein, producing MTEPCSAPVDPPIRAALAAAPGPLTTAVQEARPTSVADILSLAPALEATRPFVGEGATLDVWEALATLGAADLSLARALEPHLDAVTILEQAGLAHPAGSTWGVFAAEGAGMRLTAAPDGDAWLLDGVKPWCSLAGDVSHALVTAWVGDERRLFAVALRDPDVVVDPGWTALGLTDVPSGPVSFAGVRALPVGEPGWYLRRPGFAWGGISVAACWFGGATGIGRTLLAAARARGAADPILRMHVGRVDARLHEARTVLVAAAADVDGGRAVGAAGELLAARVRATVAGAAEEVLRSAAHALGPSPLVTDVAHAERVADLELYVRQHHAERDEAALGRAVLLAGAPW from the coding sequence ATGACAGAGCCCTGTTCCGCCCCGGTTGACCCGCCGATTCGCGCCGCGCTCGCCGCGGCTCCAGGCCCCCTCACGACGGCGGTGCAGGAGGCCCGGCCGACGTCGGTCGCCGACATCCTGTCCCTCGCCCCCGCGCTCGAGGCGACCCGGCCCTTCGTCGGCGAGGGGGCGACGCTCGACGTGTGGGAGGCGCTCGCGACGCTCGGCGCCGCGGACCTGTCGCTCGCCAGGGCGCTGGAGCCGCATCTCGACGCCGTGACGATCCTCGAGCAGGCCGGGCTCGCGCATCCTGCGGGCAGCACCTGGGGGGTCTTCGCGGCCGAGGGCGCCGGGATGCGGCTCACGGCGGCGCCCGACGGTGACGCCTGGCTGCTCGACGGGGTGAAGCCCTGGTGCTCGCTCGCGGGCGACGTGTCGCACGCCCTCGTGACCGCGTGGGTCGGCGACGAGCGGCGGCTCTTCGCCGTCGCGCTCCGCGACCCCGACGTCGTCGTCGATCCCGGCTGGACGGCGCTCGGCCTGACCGACGTCCCGAGCGGCCCGGTCTCGTTCGCGGGTGTCCGGGCCCTGCCCGTCGGCGAGCCGGGCTGGTACCTCCGCCGGCCCGGGTTCGCGTGGGGCGGCATCAGCGTCGCGGCCTGCTGGTTCGGCGGGGCGACGGGCATCGGGAGGACGCTGCTCGCGGCCGCGCGGGCTCGCGGCGCCGCCGACCCGATCCTCCGGATGCACGTCGGCCGCGTCGACGCCCGTCTCCACGAGGCCCGGACGGTGCTCGTCGCGGCCGCCGCCGACGTCGACGGCGGCAGAGCGGTCGGCGCGGCCGGGGAGCTCCTCGCGGCCCGGGTCCGCGCCACGGTGGCCGGAGCCGCGGAGGAGGTCCTCCGGAGCGCCGCCCACGCCCTCGGCCCCTCGCCCCTCGTCACCGACGTCGCGCACGCCGAGCGGGTGGCCGACCTGGAGCTCTACGTCCGGCAGCACCACGCCGAGCGCGACGAAGCAGCCCTCGGGCGGGCGGTGCTTCTGGCAGGAGCCCCGTGGTGA
- a CDS encoding NmrA family NAD(P)-binding protein, whose product MTRTVLVAGATGDLGHRIVRELRLHDVHVRVLTRPGNEAAATLFDGDEGVDVVTAGYSDPDALAGAVSGADVVVSALSGTRPVILDAQRALLRATVAAGVPRFVPSDYSADYRRIRPGSNRNFELRRDFAADVDAADVRATSILNGMFTDLLTDEAPLILFDRRRVLFWSSADQLLDFTTKDDVARITALVALDDTSPRVVEIAGSRVSARDVAQIMTELTGTRFALQWAGTTGTLSAMSTIGRRLSKNAEATFPAWQGMQYFVSMFSGEARLRHVDNDRYGELTWTSVRDVLDAHLATSTPKGPAAPSPRRRG is encoded by the coding sequence ATGACCCGCACCGTCCTCGTCGCCGGCGCCACCGGCGATCTCGGCCACCGCATCGTCCGCGAGCTGCGGCTCCACGACGTCCACGTCCGCGTCCTCACCCGCCCCGGGAACGAAGCGGCCGCCACCCTCTTCGACGGCGACGAGGGTGTCGACGTCGTCACAGCCGGCTACTCCGACCCCGATGCCCTGGCCGGCGCCGTCTCGGGGGCCGACGTCGTCGTCTCGGCCCTCAGCGGGACGCGGCCCGTCATCCTCGACGCCCAGCGGGCGCTCCTCCGGGCGACGGTCGCCGCCGGGGTGCCCCGGTTCGTCCCCTCCGACTACTCGGCCGACTACCGCCGGATCCGCCCCGGCAGCAACCGCAACTTCGAGCTCCGACGCGACTTCGCCGCCGACGTGGACGCCGCCGACGTCCGGGCGACCTCGATCCTCAACGGCATGTTCACGGATCTGCTCACCGACGAGGCGCCGCTGATCCTGTTCGACCGCCGACGCGTCCTCTTCTGGTCGTCCGCCGATCAGCTCCTCGACTTCACCACGAAGGACGACGTCGCCCGCATCACCGCCCTCGTGGCGCTCGACGACACCAGCCCCCGGGTCGTCGAGATCGCAGGATCCCGGGTGTCGGCGCGCGACGTCGCCCAAATCATGACCGAGCTCACGGGCACCCGTTTCGCGCTCCAGTGGGCCGGCACGACGGGCACCCTCTCGGCGATGAGCACTATCGGCAGGCGCCTGTCGAAGAACGCCGAGGCGACCTTCCCGGCCTGGCAGGGCATGCAGTACTTCGTCAGCATGTTCAGCGGCGAGGCCCGGCTCCGGCACGTCGACAACGACCGGTACGGCGAGCTGACCTGGACGAGCGTGCGGGACGTCCTCGACGCGCACCTCGCGACGTCGACTCCGAAGGGTCCGGCCGCCCCGTCACCGCGTCGGCGAGGGTGA